CCTGCCTGCTCATGTCGAGGGCGTGCCGGGCCGAACGCAGCGCGCCGTCGATGGTGAGACCGGTGGCCTCCGAGCTGACGCCCACGAGCAGGCGGCTGCGCCCGATGCCGGAACCCAAGCGGGACAATCGGGTTCGGAGGGTCTGCGCGATGTACGGATCCTCGGTGTTCACGATCGCGACGATGTCGCCGTGTGTGCTGGCACCGACGCAGCCGCCGCCGAAGGAGGTCAGAGTGTCGCTGAGCACTGTCCGCAACATCTCGCGCAGATCGACTTTGCCGCTGTGCACGATTCTGATGACGACCAGCGGACGGTCCGGATCGACGGCTGCCTGCCGCAGCCGAGTCAACGCCTCGGGCCTGCTGCTGTCGGCTTCGATCAATGCCACTGCCTGGTCTGCTATTTCGCGCCGGACCAGCCGTCCTTCCTCGCGTCGAGCACGATCGAGGGCGGCGATGGCTGCCAGCTGACCGAACGCGTCGGAGATCGCGGGAAGGAACGTGTCCATGTCTCCCGCCACCGCGAGGAACCACCGCGTGGTTCTCTGCGCGAGCGACGGGCCGATCCCGAAGATGCTGTACGGCTCGCCGTCGCTGAGAGTCGTTGTCGTGGGTAGTCTTTCGGAGGACAGCGCGGCGTGTGTCAACGTGTCGACGTCGGCATCGGAGAACGCGACGACCTCGGCCACCAGCCGGCGCCCGGTAGCGGTGAAGATCAGGCATGCCATTCCAGTTTCCCTGGAGGTGTGCAGGGCCAGCTCGTCGAGGGCCCTACCGTCTGCGACCGCGGTGAGCAGTTGGCGGTGCCGAACGAGGGAGCTGTTGAGCGACGCGATTCGATCACCGGTGACTCGCCCGACGAGGAACTCGGTGACCTCGCCGAACGAGACATTGTCGGGTACGGCGAGCAAGGGCAGTCCGTGCCGCTCGCATGCGTCGATCAGATCCCGCGGGATGTGGCCGAGCAATCCCTCCCCCGCCGCCAACGCCGAGGCCCCGGATTCTGCGACAGCCCGGACGAACACCTCGCTGTCGGCCGGCGTACGACGCCACACGAGGCCGGTGATGACCAACTCACCGCCGGCGATGTAACGCGACGGATCCGGCAGATCGGTGGTGTAGGTCCACCGCAACGTGCGCCCGAGAGCGTCCGGGTCGGAGGTGAGCAATCGGATGCAGAGCCCTGTGGCGTCGAGCAAGTCCTTGACCAGCACTGTTGCCCTCCCCCGGCTCGGCATTGCTGCGCTCGTTCGAGGCAACAGTAGGTGTGTGTTGTTTCCGCCGAGTTTCGGACGGATCGCCGGACCACCGCAGATCGGTAACAGAAACTCACTAGAGTTCGAGGTGACACATCGGGTGGTGGACCTGCCGGCGCGGTGGACACTCCCGGCGAGGATGAGGTGAACGAAGACCATGGATCTCGGCACTGTCGACAACATTCTGCTTCCCAGCTCCCGCGCGGATCTGCCGCCGGGGCGCAAGGACACCGCAGTGCTCGCAGGTGGTACCTGGCTGTTCTCCGAGAAGCAGGATCATCTGAGCACCCTCGTCGATGTCACCGCCTTGGGCTGGGAGCCGTTGACGGTCACCGAGGCCGGACTCGAGATCGCCGCCACGTGCACGATCGAGACGCTGGCTCGATTCGAATCGCCTTGGCCTGCCGCCGCACTGTTTCCTCGCTGTGCCGCAGCACTGTTGGCCTCGTTCAAGATCTGGAAGACCGCCACCGTCGGTGGCAACATCGCTTTGGCCCTACCTGCCGGTGCGATGATCTCGGTCACCGCAGCTCTCGACGGCATCGGGCAGGTGTGGTCGGCAGACGGTCCCGAACACGACTACGACATCGCGATCGACGAATTGATCACCGGGCCGCATACCAATGCCCTTCGTCCTGGAGATGTGTTGCGCAGCATTGCGATTCCACGGCATGCACTCGAGGCGAGGACCGCGATGCGCAAGCTCGCACTGTCACCGCTCGGCCGGTCGGCCGCGGTGGTGATCGGCCGAGTCGACGCCGGCGGCACGTTCGTGCTGACGGTCAGCGCATCGACCGTCCGCCCGTTCGTACTTCGCTTCCCGGCTCCGCCGACGTCCGACGAACTCGACGACGCGCTGGCCGAGACGATCCGCCCCGAGCACTGGTACGACGACCCCCACGGTGCGCCGGACTGGCGTCGACACATCAGTTGTACTGCAGCCCAGCAGATTCGCGAGGAGTTGTCATGATCGTCGACATCAACGGTGTACCGACCGACGTCAGCCCGCGGCCGGGCCAGTGCCTACGAACCATGCTGCGCGAGCACGAACATTTCGAGGTGAAGAAAGGCTGCGACGCAGGCGATTGCGGAGCATGTTCGGTTCTCGTCGACGGTGAGCCGGTGCATTCGTGCATCTTCCCCGCATTCCGCGCCGAGAACCGATCCGTGACCACCGTTTCCGGGCTCGGCACCCCGGACGACCTGCATCCAATGCAGAGCCGCTTCGTCGAAGCCGCCGGCTTCCAGTGTGGTTTCTGCACGGCAGGAATGGTCGTCACCGCATCGACCCTGACCGAGAACGACATGGACGAACTCCCCGAGCGACTGAAGGGAAATCTGTGTCGCTGCACCGGGTACCGGGCGATAGCCGACGCAGTCTGTGGTGTGGTGAACACCGAGAAAGCCGTCGACGGACCGGCCTGCGGGCGGTCCGTCGCTGCGCCGGCCAGCACCCGGATCGTCACCGGAACCGAGCCTTACACCCTCGATCACTCACCCCAGGGGCTCCTGCACGCCACGGTGCTCGGCAGCCCCCATGCGCATGCGCGCATCGTCGCCATCGACGTCACTGCCGCGGAGCGGGTGCCAGGGGTTGTGCTTGTGCTCACCGCGAAAGACAGCCCCACGACCGCATTTTCGACGGCACGCCACGATCGACGCGTCGACGATCCCGACGACACCCACGTGCTCGACACCGTCGTGCGCTTCATCGGCCAGCGGGTAGCGATCGTGGTCGCAGATTCGGTCGCTGCCGCGGAGGAAGGGTGCCGCGCCCTCGCCGTCGAGTACGACGTGCTGCCCGCAGTGTTCGATCCCGAATCCGCGCTCGAACCCGGTGCGCCGAAGATCCACGGCGACAAGGA
The nucleotide sequence above comes from Rhodococcoides fascians A25f. Encoded proteins:
- a CDS encoding FAD binding domain-containing protein; protein product: MDLGTVDNILLPSSRADLPPGRKDTAVLAGGTWLFSEKQDHLSTLVDVTALGWEPLTVTEAGLEIAATCTIETLARFESPWPAAALFPRCAAALLASFKIWKTATVGGNIALALPAGAMISVTAALDGIGQVWSADGPEHDYDIAIDELITGPHTNALRPGDVLRSIAIPRHALEARTAMRKLALSPLGRSAAVVIGRVDAGGTFVLTVSASTVRPFVLRFPAPPTSDELDDALAETIRPEHWYDDPHGAPDWRRHISCTAAQQIREELS
- a CDS encoding PucR family transcriptional regulator, which encodes MPSRGRATVLVKDLLDATGLCIRLLTSDPDALGRTLRWTYTTDLPDPSRYIAGGELVITGLVWRRTPADSEVFVRAVAESGASALAAGEGLLGHIPRDLIDACERHGLPLLAVPDNVSFGEVTEFLVGRVTGDRIASLNSSLVRHRQLLTAVADGRALDELALHTSRETGMACLIFTATGRRLVAEVVAFSDADVDTLTHAALSSERLPTTTTLSDGEPYSIFGIGPSLAQRTTRWFLAVAGDMDTFLPAISDAFGQLAAIAALDRARREEGRLVRREIADQAVALIEADSSRPEALTRLRQAAVDPDRPLVVIRIVHSGKVDLREMLRTVLSDTLTSFGGGCVGASTHGDIVAIVNTEDPYIAQTLRTRLSRLGSGIGRSRLLVGVSSEATGLTIDGALRSARHALDMSRQGTGPVTVTTGAQLTSAVSMLSALPDDVRRSFVEHVLAPLLDYDRRADAGLVDTLREFLATGGSWNRTADSLHVHLNTVRYRIKRVEELLGRDLGSTEDRLDVYLALQSIPRSSATGAA